Proteins encoded together in one Telopea speciosissima isolate NSW1024214 ecotype Mountain lineage chromosome 4, Tspe_v1, whole genome shotgun sequence window:
- the LOC122659379 gene encoding 50S ribosomal protein L3-2, mitochondrial-like produces the protein MSAASRGLIPRVRLLSFGPTTTTVISSSHRFRRFSAQSINVENDYEIDSGSPKIIRAKPVVMTPDSKRTGAIAVKCGMTAVWDKWGARVPITVLWLDENIVSQLKMIEKEGITALQVGCGQKKAKHLTNPEVGHFRAQGVPLKRKLREFPVTEDAILPVGTPITVRHFVPGQYVDVSGITRGKGFQGGMKRWGFAGMPASHGASLSHRSIGSTGQRDAPGKVFKGKKMPGRMGGKQCTVKNVWVYKIDPARNLMWVRGQVPGAEGNFVFIKDAVYKKPDISLLPFPTYFAPQDEDASELEPLVADLGEIDPFMAGD, from the exons ATGTCTGCCGCTTCGAGAGGCCTCATTCCTCGTGTCAGGCTTCTCTCGTTCGGCCCAACGACAACAACAGTAATTAGCAGTAGTCACCGATTCAGGAGGTTTTCTGCACAGTCGATAAATGTCGAGAATGATTATGAGATCGATAGTGGAAGTCCGAAGATCATTAGAGCGAAACCGGTAGTGATGACTCCCGATTCGAAGAGGACTGGTGCAATCGCCGTAAAATGCGGTATGACTGCGGTTTGGGACAAATGGGGAGCTAGGGTTCCAATCACTGTCCTCTGGTTGGACGAGAACATTGTATCGCAGTTGAAGATGATCGAGAAGGAAGGAATCACAGCTTTACAG GTTGGTTGCGGTCAGAAGAAGGCGAAGCATTTGACGAATCCTGAAGTGGGTCATTTTAGAGCTCAAGGAGTTCCATTGAAGAGGAAGCTGAGGGAGTTTCCTGTGACAGAGGATGCGATTCTTCCTGTTGGTACTCCGATAACTGTTCGTCATTTTGTTCCAGGCCAATATGTTGATGTCAGTGGGATTACTCGTGGCAAAGGATTTCAG GGTGGTATGAAAAGATGGGGATTTGCTGGAATGCCTGCATCTCATGGTGCTTCATTATCACATCGAAGTATTGGTTCCACTGGTCAAAGAGATGCTCCTGGAAAG GTTTTCAAAGGCAAAAAAATGCCTGGACGCATGGGTGGGAAGCAGTGCACGGTTAAAAATGTATGGGTCTACAAAATAGATCCGGCAAGGAACTTGATGTGGGTCAGAGGCCAG GTTCCAGGTGCAGAGGGGAACTTTGTATTTATTAAGGATGCCGTTTACAAGAAACCAGAtatttctttgcttccattcccaacttATTTTGCTCCACAAGATGAGGATGCTTCAGAGTTAGAACCTTTAGTTGCTGATCTTGGGGAAATAGATCCATTCATGGCCGGTGATTGA